The DNA window ACCCGGTAAGGATTGCGAACCTTGGCCACCAAACAGGTAGTATCGTCTCCGGGAACACCCTTATAAAGACTCAGCGTCGTGTCGATGACCTTCCGGGATAGGAATTCGGCATCAATGTGATCGTTAATTGCCGTCTCCAAAAAAGAACCGATTTTTTCCCAGCGCCATCCGAGATTCCACACTCCACCGATTCCGGCATGGACGACCCCATCGGTAAGACCAACCAACCAATCGTTCTTTTGCAGCATGATATTGGATTCGGTTACGGTCCGGTTACCGATCTTCCTTTGCCGTTTTTCCAGATGCATGATCCGGCCACTCCGAATCCAAAAAACTGGCGGATTGTCATACTCGGCGAGATAGGCTTCCCCATCCTTAAAGATCTGAATCACCGAAAAGGTACTGTACGCGATCTTACGAACCTTACATACCGGAAGCGTCTCAGCCAGGGTGGCCACCACTTCTTCCAGAGAAGCGCTGCGTTTGAGCATGGATACGATGATCCGGGTCGTGAGCGTCGCCAGGATATTTGCTTTTACGCCGCTTCCCAGCCCATCGGACCAAGCGATGATGGTCGATCGGTCGTCTTTTTCCACGCCCACACTGTCGCCACACAATTCCTCTCCTTTTTTCGCCGCCTGGGCATAGCCCACTTCGACAAAGAGGTCTTTCATTCCTCGACGGTCTCACCACGTATAATTTTACCCAGCTTACTTAACAGGGTCTTCGTTTCCGCAGTTGTTTCTCCAAGAAGTCCGGCAATTTCCTGGGCGACCATCATCTGGTTTGTGACCACCTGTTGGGCATTGGCAAGAGTTTTTTCCCGGATGTTCTCCATGCTTTTTTCCTGTTCCCGCTCTCTGGTCAAATCGACAAAGACACCCATCAGTAACCGAGATTTTTCGAGATAAAAAACGGAAAGCTTTACGATCAAATTATGGTATTGGGAATAGTGAGTCTCTTTGGTCAAAGCCTTTTTGGTCCTGAGAACTCCGACAAAAGGCGACGGATCAAAAAGATCCTGTACAGTCTTTCCGATCACCACTTTCCCTTGCAGAGACAACATGGTCCGCAAGGCTGGATTCATGTCCACGATCCGGAGGTTTTCATCGATCAGGATGATGCCATTGGGAGTGACCGTAATGAGAAAGCTGGAAAAGGATTCAGCTCTGGCTCGCATATGGGGTATGCACATTTCCGCTTCGGCCAGGCCTTGGTAAACCGCCACCGCTTTCTCCCGACAGGCATCATAACCGCAGGCCCCGCAATTCAATTCATCCTTGATCGTGAATTTCCCGGTCAGCGTCAGAATCCGCTTCAACTCCTCCT is part of the Atribacteraceae bacterium genome and encodes:
- a CDS encoding SpoIIE family protein phosphatase, with the protein product MKDLFVEVGYAQAAKKGEELCGDSVGVEKDDRSTIIAWSDGLGSGVKANILATLTTRIIVSMLKRSASLEEVVATLAETLPVCKVRKIAYSTFSVIQIFKDGEAYLAEYDNPPVFWIRSGRIMHLEKRQRKIGNRTVTESNIMLQKNDWLVGLTDGVVHAGIGGVWNLGWRWEKIGSFLETAINDHIDAEFLSRKVIDTTLSLYKGVPGDDTTCLVAKVRNPYRVVVWAGPPEDGKRDEALVNKFIAFPGKKAACGGTTGNILARSLGKKIEVDLNSLREDIPPVGMIEGIDLVTEGILTLAGVLRLLKQGVTISDVTYKNDGISRLLSLLLESDEITFFAGRAINPAHQNPKLSGELSLKSRILEEVAEELRKRNKSVRMEYF